Proteins found in one Cricetulus griseus strain 17A/GY chromosome X, alternate assembly CriGri-PICRH-1.0, whole genome shotgun sequence genomic segment:
- the LOC113837749 gene encoding mortality factor 4-like protein 2 has product MGFEVKLPPQLKACLVEDWDLVNKQKQLFQLPAETNVDCILASYVTFLKSQGKCDNTEYSVDELVYGIREYFNNMLGTQLLYQFEKPQYAEMLLAYPDTPMSQIYGAPHLLRLFVNIGTALSHSSLNRHSLMSVSSYMHGFLNYLVENSTSLFDASNYKVASAAYCFKAL; this is encoded by the coding sequence ATGGGATTTGAAGTGAAGTTGCCTCCACAACTAAAAGCATGTCTTGTTGAGGACTGGGACTTGGTAAACAAGCAGAAGCAGTTATTCCAACTCCCTGCTGAGACGAATGTAGATTGCATTCTCGCAAGTTATGTGACTTTCTTGAAGTCACAGGGAAAGTGTGATAATACAGAATATTCCGTTGATGAACTTGTGTATGGAATTAGAGAGTATTTCAACAACATGCTGGGCACCCAGCTGCTCTATCAGTTTGAAAAACCCCAGTATGCCGAAATGCTCCTTGCTTACCCAGATACTCCCATGTCTCAGATTTACGGGGCTCCACACCTCCTGAGATTATTTGTGAACATTGGGACTGCTTTGTCCCATTCATCACTTAATAGGCACAGTCTTATGTCAGTGTCCAGCTATATGCATGGTTTCCTTAATTACCTAGTGGAGAATTCCACTTCTCTGTTTGATGCAAGCAATTACAAAGTGGCTTCTGCCGCATATTGCTTCAAAGCCCTGTGA